A single genomic interval of Streptomyces sp. NBC_00663 harbors:
- a CDS encoding nucleotidyltransferase domain-containing protein, giving the protein MPSLSDAAFLDTVADRLAALPTVRAVALGGSRAQGTHRPDSDWDLAVYYRGPFTAADLRAVGWEGEVSEVGGWGGGVFNGGAWLTVDGRRVDVHYRDLDVVEHELAEAELGRFHVEPLLFHLAGIPSYLVVAELAINRVLRGDLRRPDGYPEKLRRAASERWHGTARATLAYAKSAHAPAGRVTELAGALATAAAQTAHGVLAARGEWVTNEKRLLERAGLRTVDGIVASLSAEADPESLIQSATRAETVFETASRDSAAGL; this is encoded by the coding sequence ATGCCGTCCCTCTCCGACGCCGCCTTCCTCGACACCGTCGCCGACCGTCTCGCCGCGCTCCCCACGGTCCGGGCGGTGGCCCTCGGCGGTTCCCGGGCGCAGGGCACCCACCGCCCGGACAGCGACTGGGACCTGGCCGTCTACTATCGCGGCCCCTTCACCGCCGCCGACCTGCGCGCCGTCGGCTGGGAAGGGGAGGTGTCGGAGGTCGGCGGCTGGGGCGGCGGAGTCTTCAACGGCGGCGCGTGGCTGACCGTCGACGGGCGGCGGGTCGACGTCCACTACCGCGACCTCGACGTCGTCGAGCACGAGCTGGCGGAGGCGGAGCTAGGCCGGTTCCACGTCGAGCCGCTGCTCTTCCATCTCGCGGGAATCCCGAGCTACTTGGTGGTGGCCGAGCTGGCGATCAACCGGGTGCTGCGGGGGGACCTGCGGCGCCCGGACGGGTACCCGGAGAAGCTCCGCCGCGCCGCGAGTGAACGTTGGCACGGCACGGCCCGGGCCACCCTGGCCTATGCCAAGTCCGCACACGCGCCGGCCGGCCGGGTCACCGAGCTTGCCGGCGCCCTCGCCACGGCTGCGGCGCAGACCGCCCACGGAGTGCTCGCGGCACGCGGCGAGTGGGTGACCAACGAGAAGCGACTCCTGGAACGGGCCGGACTGCGAACCGTGGACGGCATCGTCGCGTCCCTCTCCGCGGAGGCGGACCCGGAGTCCCTGATCCAGTCGGCCACCCGAGCCGAAACGGTCTTCGAGACAGCGAGCCGCGACAGCGCCGCGGGTCTCTAG
- a CDS encoding DUF7873 family protein, which yields MAKLNQIIAVEKGVKSKAHQDLTAAHHGLQKPALLAGISRTYQPKDEEGEQLPPESTRVQVKAEDVLRDTAATLTRLFDVTATKDWANCEARADVTVDGRVLVADVPVSYLLFLEKQLVDLNTFVRKLPVLDASEAWVQDPSTDSWKTEPVRTLRTKKVPRNHVKAEATEKHPAQVEVYYEDIPIGYWTTVKFSGALPARRVNELLGRVEKLQQAVKFAREEANGADVVDQRVGDAVFGYLFG from the coding sequence GTGGCAAAACTCAACCAGATCATCGCAGTGGAGAAAGGCGTCAAGTCCAAGGCGCACCAGGACCTGACGGCCGCTCATCACGGGTTGCAGAAGCCCGCGTTGCTGGCCGGTATCTCGCGTACGTATCAGCCGAAGGACGAGGAGGGCGAGCAGTTGCCGCCCGAGTCGACGCGGGTACAGGTGAAGGCCGAGGACGTGCTGCGGGACACCGCGGCCACGCTGACGCGGCTGTTCGATGTGACCGCCACCAAGGACTGGGCCAATTGTGAGGCCCGTGCGGATGTGACCGTGGACGGGCGCGTGCTGGTCGCCGATGTGCCTGTGTCTTATCTGCTCTTCCTCGAGAAGCAGCTCGTCGATCTCAATACCTTTGTGCGGAAGCTGCCCGTGCTCGATGCCTCCGAGGCGTGGGTGCAGGACCCGTCCACGGACTCCTGGAAGACCGAGCCCGTGCGGACGCTGCGGACCAAGAAGGTGCCTCGTAACCATGTGAAGGCCGAGGCCACCGAGAAGCATCCCGCCCAGGTCGAGGTCTACTACGAGGACATTCCGATCGGGTACTGGACCACCGTGAAGTTCTCCGGCGCCCTTCCCGCCCGGCGCGTCAACGAACTCCTCGGCCGTGTCGAGAAGTTGCAGCAGGCCGTGAAGTTCGCCCGGGAAGAGGCCAACGGCGCGGATGTCGTCGACCAGCGGGTCGGGGACGCCGTGTTCGGTTACCTTTTCGGATAA
- a CDS encoding FUSC family protein: MSRPFALPPWLAHTLRTQRGPVPWNAVLRGALSAGPLLLAAVLTDRTSLGVVAAIAAMLAGINDRPGSRRASVQRIGVPALAGALGMLVGTYAGQQVSAIPLTLLLTGLGLVAGGMSAVGPVASGAGTQLLVASAIGAGMPLPEAGWQRALGYLAGAAWLLGLRLALPTPGSLAGDFRFDGERAAVAGVYDAVADLLDAVGAEHATARRAALTAALDHAQDALAGPRLRQHASSAAERRLHAQYAAALPLAEAATALAWAGEALTGRAGQASAGPRRLSTAVRENTHTGPLPAPSRSAPALRALDDALLHAAEAFDRGKGEDLHTRRRGAGDLLRAAFGSGGREYGLRVALCFGASAAIAQALHHSHWYGEHEHWYWLPATAVFLVKPDLGPLVSRVLCRAAGTVLGALVFAAFALVLPRPEGLIALVAVSGALIPVATRHFAAQTAVVTVLVLALVMVGGEPQASVSRIGETLLACALVLVVGHLPMPGQRGGGVRARLGAASEAAEAYLAHVLHETDPDGDSRGVGPGADSRGVGPRTDSCGVGPRTDGRGVGPRTDSRGVGPGADGRGVGPRTDSRGVDSRTDSRAVRWTLRREAYRTLAEARTAIALAAAELPSLARHSEGAGDVVAVLEELVDTTTACAVHLDDTGRLTPRHTERLAELVRELAGDRAHLGVRLPELPLAG, encoded by the coding sequence GTGTCACGTCCGTTCGCCCTCCCGCCCTGGCTCGCCCACACCCTGCGCACCCAGCGCGGCCCCGTCCCCTGGAACGCCGTCCTGCGCGGCGCCCTCTCCGCCGGGCCCCTCCTGCTCGCCGCCGTGCTCACCGACCGCACCTCCCTCGGTGTCGTCGCCGCCATCGCCGCGATGCTCGCCGGCATCAACGACCGGCCCGGCAGCAGGCGCGCCTCCGTGCAGCGGATCGGGGTCCCGGCGCTGGCCGGCGCGCTGGGGATGCTCGTCGGGACGTATGCCGGACAGCAGGTCTCGGCCATACCGCTCACCCTCCTCCTCACCGGGCTCGGGCTGGTCGCGGGTGGCATGAGTGCCGTCGGGCCCGTCGCCTCCGGTGCGGGGACACAGCTGCTGGTCGCCTCCGCCATCGGGGCCGGCATGCCCCTGCCGGAGGCGGGCTGGCAGCGGGCGCTCGGCTATCTCGCCGGTGCCGCCTGGCTGCTCGGGCTACGGCTGGCCCTGCCCACGCCCGGATCCCTCGCCGGCGACTTCCGGTTCGACGGGGAGCGGGCGGCGGTCGCGGGGGTGTACGACGCCGTCGCCGACCTTCTCGACGCTGTCGGCGCCGAGCACGCCACCGCCCGGCGCGCCGCCCTCACCGCCGCTCTCGACCACGCGCAGGACGCCCTCGCCGGACCCCGGCTGCGGCAGCACGCCAGTTCCGCCGCCGAGCGCCGGCTGCACGCGCAGTACGCCGCCGCCCTTCCGCTCGCCGAGGCCGCCACCGCGCTCGCCTGGGCGGGCGAAGCGCTGACCGGGCGGGCCGGGCAGGCCTCGGCCGGGCCCCGACGGCTCTCCACCGCCGTACGCGAGAACACGCACACCGGGCCGCTGCCCGCGCCCAGCCGGTCCGCTCCCGCCCTGCGCGCGCTCGACGACGCCCTGCTGCACGCCGCCGAGGCCTTCGACCGGGGCAAGGGCGAGGATCTGCACACCCGTCGGCGCGGGGCCGGCGATCTGCTGCGGGCCGCGTTCGGCAGCGGCGGGCGGGAGTACGGACTCCGGGTCGCCCTCTGCTTCGGGGCCAGCGCCGCCATCGCCCAGGCCCTGCACCACTCCCACTGGTACGGGGAGCACGAGCACTGGTACTGGCTGCCCGCCACCGCCGTCTTCCTCGTCAAGCCGGATCTGGGGCCGCTGGTCTCGCGGGTGCTGTGCCGGGCCGCGGGGACAGTCCTCGGCGCGCTCGTGTTCGCCGCCTTCGCCCTCGTACTGCCCCGTCCCGAGGGGCTCATCGCGCTGGTCGCCGTGAGCGGGGCGCTCATCCCCGTCGCCACCCGGCACTTCGCCGCCCAGACCGCCGTGGTCACCGTCCTCGTGCTGGCCCTGGTCATGGTCGGCGGCGAACCGCAGGCCTCCGTGAGCCGGATCGGCGAGACACTGCTGGCCTGCGCCCTCGTGCTGGTCGTGGGGCATCTGCCGATGCCGGGGCAGCGCGGCGGGGGAGTACGGGCCCGGCTCGGCGCGGCGAGCGAGGCCGCCGAGGCGTATCTCGCACACGTCCTGCACGAGACGGACCCGGACGGGGACAGTCGTGGCGTCGGCCCGGGCGCGGACAGTCGTGGCGTCGGCCCGCGCACGGACAGCTGTGGTGTCGGCCCGCGCACGGACGGCCGTGGCGTCGGCCCGCGCACGGACAGTCGTGGCGTCGGCCCGGGCGCGGACGGCCGTGGTGTCGGCCCGCGCACGGACAGCCGTGGCGTCGACTCGCGCACGGACAGCCGTGCCGTCCGCTGGACGCTTCGCCGCGAGGCCTATCGCACGCTCGCCGAAGCGCGTACCGCCATCGCCCTCGCCGCCGCCGAACTCCCCTCGCTCGCCCGGCACTCGGAGGGCGCGGGCGACGTCGTCGCCGTACTGGAGGAGCTCGTCGACACGACCACCGCGTGCGCCGTCCACCTCGACGACACGGGCCGGCTCACCCCCCGGCACACCGAGCGCCTCGCAGAGCTGGTGCGCGAACTCGCCGGTGACCGCGCCCACTTGGGCGTACGGCTCCCGGAACTTCCGCTGGCCGGCTAG
- a CDS encoding endonuclease/exonuclease/phosphatase family protein, giving the protein MLIGTWNLENLYRPGGPFGPADKAAYETKLAALATTITQLGPTLLGVQEVGEPEALRDLAGLVGGDWHTALSQHPDSRGIRVGFLSRTPLTVLSDTAAFPPPLRPVQADDEGGAVAEAGRGFLAVETVTDTGPLRAAVCHLKSKLLSYPDGRFQPRDEGERARYGAYALYRRAAEATALRALADVLLTGDGRQRDVVVLGDLNDEVQAATTQILLGPPGSEIGTPGFDRPDGGDALRLWDVAPLIPAARRFSRVNSGRRELIDHILLSHHLVHRVTEAGTGLPDEVAPDLPSVDPLRPAERQGAPGSDHAPVWVRIG; this is encoded by the coding sequence ATGCTCATCGGCACCTGGAACCTGGAGAACCTCTACCGTCCCGGCGGCCCGTTCGGCCCGGCCGACAAGGCCGCGTACGAGACGAAGCTGGCCGCCCTCGCCACCACGATCACGCAGCTCGGCCCCACGCTGCTGGGCGTGCAGGAGGTCGGGGAGCCGGAAGCGCTGCGGGACCTGGCCGGCCTGGTGGGCGGCGACTGGCACACCGCGCTCTCCCAGCACCCGGACAGCCGAGGCATCCGGGTCGGCTTCCTCAGCCGTACGCCGCTGACGGTCCTGTCCGACACCGCCGCGTTCCCGCCGCCGCTGCGCCCGGTCCAGGCGGACGACGAGGGCGGCGCGGTCGCCGAGGCGGGCCGCGGCTTCCTGGCGGTGGAGACGGTGACGGACACCGGCCCCCTGCGGGCGGCGGTCTGCCATCTCAAGTCGAAGCTGCTGTCGTATCCGGACGGCCGCTTCCAGCCGCGCGACGAGGGGGAGCGGGCGCGCTACGGGGCGTACGCGCTGTACCGGCGAGCGGCGGAGGCGACGGCGCTGCGTGCGCTGGCGGACGTACTGCTGACGGGCGACGGTCGGCAGCGGGACGTGGTGGTGTTGGGGGATCTGAACGACGAGGTGCAGGCGGCGACCACGCAGATCCTGCTCGGCCCGCCCGGCTCGGAGATCGGCACGCCCGGCTTCGACCGGCCGGACGGGGGCGACGCGCTGCGACTGTGGGACGTGGCCCCGCTGATCCCGGCCGCGCGGCGCTTCTCCCGCGTCAACTCCGGGCGCCGCGAACTGATCGACCACATCCTGCTCAGCCACCACCTCGTCCACCGGGTGACGGAGGCGGGCACGGGCCTGCCGGACGAGGTGGCGCCCGATCTGCCGTCCGTGGACCCGCTTCGTCCCGCGGAACGGCAGGGGGCGCCGGGGTCGGACCACGCGCCCGTGTGGGTGCGGATCGGCTAG
- a CDS encoding amidohydrolase, with amino-acid sequence MTDSPADLVITGCTVLVHDDQERVGFEENATIVVRDGVIESVTTAREQPPATEHIDARGQVAMPGLVNCHTHAPMVALRGVAEDLPTEEWFNDVVWPIESNLTERDVESGARLACAEMIRGGVTCFADHYFSMDAVASVVEECGIRAHLGEAYFSSQGPQGRERSLEFALRHRGGAAGRITTALAPHAPYTVDDADLAATAELARAHGLPVHLHAAENRDQAEASLQRHGVTPIEVLARTGILDTDVLIAHGTGILDRDLPVLAEATGRVSVATAPRGYLKFAWPTTTPVRALHDLGIPVGLATDGAASNSSLDVWESMALTALVQKSTTGDPRWLTSRQALHHATLQSARAIGLGDTLGTLAPGRRADLVLVDLTGPHTQPVHDLAATLVHSARSFDVRTTIVDGRVLMRDRELLTIDVAAVVRELGERLPSLLDRSHGRRIQEYDT; translated from the coding sequence ATGACCGACTCTCCCGCCGACCTCGTCATCACCGGATGCACCGTCCTCGTCCACGACGACCAGGAGCGCGTCGGGTTCGAGGAGAACGCCACCATCGTCGTACGCGACGGAGTCATCGAGTCCGTCACCACGGCCCGTGAACAGCCGCCGGCCACCGAACACATCGACGCCCGTGGGCAGGTGGCCATGCCCGGGCTCGTCAACTGCCACACCCACGCTCCCATGGTCGCGCTGCGCGGTGTCGCCGAGGATCTGCCGACCGAGGAGTGGTTCAACGATGTCGTATGGCCGATCGAGTCCAATCTGACCGAGCGGGATGTGGAGTCGGGGGCCCGGCTCGCCTGCGCGGAGATGATCCGCGGGGGCGTCACCTGCTTCGCCGACCACTACTTCTCGATGGACGCCGTCGCCTCCGTGGTCGAGGAGTGCGGCATCCGGGCCCATCTCGGTGAGGCCTACTTCTCCTCCCAGGGGCCGCAAGGGCGGGAGAGATCGCTGGAGTTCGCGCTCCGGCACCGCGGCGGCGCAGCCGGCCGCATCACCACCGCCCTCGCCCCGCACGCCCCCTACACCGTGGACGACGCCGACCTCGCCGCCACCGCCGAACTCGCCCGCGCCCACGGACTGCCCGTCCACCTCCACGCCGCCGAGAACCGTGACCAGGCGGAGGCAAGTCTCCAACGGCACGGCGTCACCCCCATCGAGGTCCTGGCCCGCACCGGCATCCTCGACACCGACGTCCTCATCGCCCACGGTACCGGCATCCTCGACCGTGACCTGCCGGTTCTCGCCGAGGCGACCGGCCGGGTCAGCGTGGCCACCGCACCCCGCGGCTACCTCAAGTTCGCCTGGCCCACCACCACACCGGTCCGCGCCCTGCACGACCTCGGCATCCCCGTCGGCCTCGCCACGGACGGCGCCGCCTCCAACAGCTCCCTCGACGTGTGGGAGTCGATGGCGCTCACCGCGCTCGTCCAGAAGTCCACGACCGGCGACCCGCGGTGGCTGACCTCCCGCCAGGCCCTGCACCACGCCACCCTCCAGAGCGCCCGCGCGATCGGACTCGGCGACACCCTCGGCACCCTCGCCCCCGGCCGCCGCGCCGACCTCGTCCTCGTCGATCTCACCGGGCCGCACACCCAGCCCGTCCACGACCTGGCCGCCACCCTCGTCCACAGCGCCCGCTCCTTTGACGTCCGCACGACGATCGTCGACGGACGGGTCCTGATGCGCGACCGCGAGCTGCTGACCATCGATGTGGCGGCGGTGGTAAGGGAGTTGGGGGAGCGGCTGCCCTCCCTTCTGGACCGCAGTCACGGCAGGCGGATCCAGGAGTACGACACCTGA
- a CDS encoding DUF899 domain-containing protein, whose translation MSLPEVVSRDEWRAARGELLVREKAATRARDALNAERRRLPMVEIEEEYLFEGGDGKATLLDLFEGRSQLVVYHFMFAPDWDAGCRSCSAFLDQIGHLAHLRARGTTFAAVSRAPYTRILPFKARMGWTVPWYSSYGGEFNRDFEVTLERDGELVERPGLSCFLRERDRVFHTYSTYERGLDGLGSTTSLLDLTALGRQEEWEEPEGRASALGAPAGSERIRYHDEYDD comes from the coding sequence ATGTCGCTTCCGGAGGTCGTCTCGCGTGATGAGTGGCGCGCGGCGCGTGGGGAACTGCTGGTCAGAGAGAAGGCCGCCACGCGGGCGCGGGACGCGCTCAACGCCGAGCGGCGTCGGCTGCCCATGGTGGAGATCGAGGAGGAGTACCTCTTCGAGGGCGGCGACGGGAAGGCGACGCTGCTCGATCTCTTCGAAGGGCGGTCCCAACTCGTCGTCTACCACTTCATGTTCGCGCCGGACTGGGACGCGGGCTGCCGCAGCTGCTCGGCGTTCCTGGACCAGATCGGGCATCTGGCGCATCTGAGGGCGCGGGGGACGACGTTCGCGGCGGTGTCCCGGGCGCCGTACACCAGGATCCTGCCGTTCAAGGCGCGGATGGGCTGGACCGTGCCCTGGTACTCGTCGTACGGCGGCGAGTTCAACCGTGACTTCGAGGTGACCCTGGAGCGTGACGGGGAGCTGGTCGAGCGGCCCGGCCTCAGCTGCTTCCTGCGGGAGCGCGATCGTGTCTTCCACACCTACTCGACCTATGAGCGAGGACTGGACGGGCTCGGCTCGACGACCAGTCTCCTGGACCTCACCGCGCTGGGCCGCCAGGAGGAGTGGGAGGAACCGGAGGGGCGTGCGTCGGCACTGGGGGCGCCCGCGGGGAGCGAGCGCATTCGCTATCACGACGAGTACGACGACTGA
- a CDS encoding ABC transporter ATP-binding protein yields MGTKRGAEQAEVSESERLLFGGPLRYDTGWNSHSDARLQLNFWEMVRQLPALLSLSFRLAWQADRRAAKIVLAAEAGRGAAQAVSLLAVNSVLGRLIRGGAIEDRLRGAVPALATMTAVMLVAALLRAASTYATGRLEPKVERVATERYLERAAAVELAAIEDHAFHKLLDTAQYGASSARRMIGYATRVMNAGISLIAAAGVLTVLHPALLPLLMTMTLPSAWSALTIARRRYESFHTWVQHARAGHLLSELLTEPTAAPEIRVHGVGPFLLHHYRAMSEAAEAEQARLARLAARTGLIAAFWTGLATVATYATLGGLLLAGALSVAGTAVIAIRSGSASLDSLVLEVNQLHQEALFVGDLQRLYVEAERRAIPVGGRELPEDPREIRFENVTFSYPGESTRPALDDVTLTLPFGRIVALVGENGSGKTTLVKLLAGLYKPDRGRILWDGTDTADADRRLLAERIAMVAQDFKRWPFTARVNVAVGRSAAPLTEERMADSIAEAGAEEVVADLPRGLDTLLARHFSGGHELSGGQWQRLGIARAAYRRGRILIVDEPTAALDARAELEVFEKIRALAGTGQTVVLITHRLASVRHADLVHVLEQGRLVESGTPEELLATGGVYAELYSLQADQFTAPKAS; encoded by the coding sequence GTGGGCACAAAGCGCGGCGCCGAACAGGCCGAGGTGTCGGAGTCTGAGCGGCTGCTCTTCGGTGGTCCGCTGCGCTACGACACGGGCTGGAACAGCCACTCCGACGCCCGGCTCCAGCTGAACTTTTGGGAGATGGTGCGGCAGCTGCCCGCGCTGCTGTCGCTCAGCTTCCGGCTCGCCTGGCAGGCCGACCGGCGGGCCGCGAAGATCGTGCTCGCCGCCGAGGCGGGCCGGGGCGCGGCGCAGGCGGTGAGTCTGCTGGCCGTGAACAGTGTGCTGGGGCGGCTGATCCGCGGCGGTGCCATCGAGGACCGGCTACGGGGCGCCGTGCCCGCCCTGGCCACCATGACGGCGGTCATGCTGGTGGCGGCGCTGCTGCGGGCCGCGTCGACATACGCCACCGGGCGCCTGGAACCCAAGGTCGAGCGGGTGGCGACCGAGCGGTATCTGGAGCGGGCGGCGGCGGTCGAGCTGGCCGCGATCGAGGACCACGCCTTCCACAAACTGCTGGACACCGCCCAGTACGGGGCCTCCTCCGCACGCCGCATGATCGGCTACGCCACCCGGGTCATGAACGCGGGCATCTCGCTGATCGCGGCGGCCGGCGTACTGACCGTGCTGCACCCGGCCCTGCTGCCGCTGCTGATGACCATGACCCTGCCGAGCGCGTGGAGTGCCCTGACGATCGCCCGGCGCCGGTACGAGTCCTTCCACACCTGGGTGCAGCACGCCCGCGCCGGTCATCTCCTCAGCGAGCTGCTCACCGAACCGACGGCGGCCCCGGAGATCCGGGTGCACGGCGTCGGCCCCTTCCTGCTCCACCACTACCGGGCGATGTCGGAGGCGGCGGAGGCCGAGCAGGCCCGGCTGGCGCGGCTCGCGGCCCGTACCGGGCTGATCGCGGCGTTCTGGACGGGCCTCGCGACGGTGGCGACGTACGCGACCCTTGGCGGTCTGCTGCTCGCGGGCGCGCTGTCGGTGGCCGGTACGGCCGTGATCGCGATCCGCTCCGGCTCGGCCAGCCTGGACAGCCTGGTCCTGGAGGTGAACCAGCTCCATCAGGAGGCCCTCTTCGTCGGCGACCTCCAGCGGCTGTACGTCGAGGCAGAGCGGCGGGCCATCCCGGTCGGCGGACGGGAGCTGCCCGAGGACCCGCGGGAGATCCGCTTCGAGAACGTCACGTTCAGCTATCCGGGCGAGTCCACCCGCCCGGCGCTCGACGACGTCACCCTCACCCTGCCCTTCGGCCGGATCGTGGCGCTGGTCGGTGAGAACGGCTCGGGCAAGACGACCCTGGTGAAGCTGCTGGCCGGGCTCTACAAACCGGACCGGGGCCGCATCCTGTGGGACGGGACGGACACCGCGGACGCGGACCGGCGGCTGCTCGCCGAGCGGATCGCGATGGTGGCGCAGGATTTCAAGCGCTGGCCGTTCACGGCCCGGGTCAATGTGGCGGTCGGCCGGTCGGCGGCACCGCTGACCGAGGAGCGGATGGCCGACTCGATCGCCGAGGCCGGGGCCGAGGAGGTGGTGGCGGATCTGCCGCGCGGCCTGGACACGCTGCTGGCCCGCCATTTCAGCGGCGGGCACGAACTCTCGGGTGGGCAGTGGCAGCGCCTCGGCATCGCGCGGGCGGCCTACCGGCGCGGCCGGATCCTGATCGTGGACGAGCCGACGGCGGCTCTGGACGCGCGGGCCGAGCTGGAGGTCTTCGAGAAGATCCGCGCTCTGGCGGGCACCGGCCAGACGGTCGTGCTGATCACCCACCGGCTGGCGTCCGTACGCCACGCCGATCTGGTGCACGTCCTGGAGCAGGGCCGCCTCGTGGAGTCCGGCACGCCGGAGGAGCTGCTGGCGACCGGTGGGGTCTACGCGGAGCTGTACTCGCTCCAGGCGGACCAGTTCACAGCACCGAAGGCGAGCTGA
- a CDS encoding helix-turn-helix domain-containing protein has translation MSEPRSAPTVGQVVLGRRLLDLRERAGLKREEAAKVLRVAPATVRRMEMAEVGLKIPYLQLLLKSYGVSEEEADAFVQLAEEANKPGWWQRYHDILPGWFSMYVSLEGAASLIRSYDPHFVPGLLQTEDYARGVLKSGAIGQTRPEDIERHVALRVQRQELLTRPDAPRFWAVIDETALRRPVGGPEVMRAQIDRLLEATKLPNVTLQVAPFANGPHPGTYGPFVLFRFAVPELPDMVYSEYLTGAVYLDARAEVATHLEVMDRTAAQAATAHRTKEILRDLRKEL, from the coding sequence GTGAGCGAGCCGCGGTCCGCGCCGACGGTCGGCCAGGTCGTCCTCGGCCGGCGCCTGCTGGACCTGCGCGAGCGCGCCGGTCTCAAGCGCGAGGAGGCCGCCAAGGTCCTCCGCGTCGCCCCCGCCACCGTCCGCCGCATGGAGATGGCCGAGGTCGGCCTCAAGATCCCGTACCTCCAGCTGCTCCTGAAGTCCTACGGCGTCTCCGAGGAGGAGGCCGACGCCTTCGTGCAGCTGGCCGAGGAGGCCAACAAACCCGGCTGGTGGCAGCGGTACCACGACATCCTGCCCGGCTGGTTCTCGATGTACGTCAGCCTTGAGGGCGCCGCCAGCCTCATCCGGTCCTACGATCCGCACTTCGTGCCCGGGCTGCTCCAGACCGAGGACTACGCCCGCGGTGTCCTGAAGTCGGGGGCCATCGGCCAGACCCGGCCCGAGGACATCGAGCGGCATGTCGCGCTGCGAGTACAACGCCAGGAACTGCTCACCCGTCCCGATGCCCCCCGTTTCTGGGCGGTCATCGACGAGACCGCGCTGCGCCGCCCGGTCGGCGGCCCGGAGGTGATGCGTGCCCAGATCGACAGGCTGCTCGAGGCCACGAAGCTGCCCAACGTGACGCTACAGGTCGCCCCGTTCGCCAACGGGCCGCACCCCGGCACGTACGGGCCCTTCGTGCTGTTCCGATTCGCCGTGCCGGAGCTTCCGGACATGGTTTACAGCGAGTACCTGACCGGCGCCGTCTATCTCGACGCGCGCGCCGAGGTGGCGACCCACCTTGAGGTCATGGACCGCACGGCGGCGCAGGCCGCTACGGCACATCGCACGAAGGAGATCCTCCGGGATCTCCGCAAGGAGCTGTGA
- a CDS encoding DUF397 domain-containing protein has translation MDRIKPRIPVYNGMPARELGSEGWHKPWSGGNGGNCLEAMKLADGRIAVRQSTDPDGPALIYTSDEMTAFIEGAKAGEADFLLS, from the coding sequence ATGGATCGCATCAAGCCGCGCATACCGGTCTACAACGGCATGCCCGCGCGGGAGTTGGGCAGCGAGGGCTGGCACAAGCCGTGGAGCGGCGGCAACGGCGGCAACTGCCTGGAGGCGATGAAGCTCGCCGACGGCCGGATCGCCGTCCGCCAGTCGACCGACCCGGACGGCCCGGCGCTGATCTACACCAGCGACGAGATGACGGCCTTCATCGAGGGCGCGAAGGCGGGGGAGGCCGACTTCCTGCTGTCATGA
- a CDS encoding protein-tyrosine phosphatase family protein, which produces MPGTCRTSRSSPPTPWCWPSRHRACADAEADTYRGRTPAPRPAFHKRPLQRRTLRVLLAVLLGHVVLWAAEAGGVLALSYWMREEEGRLRRGAAPSPAGYRALAALVITTVVDRRFLEVVARSSGPVFVHCGAGVGRTGTMAAAYLVQTGEKSSAQAVRRNLAVGPPSIEQIYYGLDLSPAEAEQPPLPVVAVSRLVDAPRRIASWF; this is translated from the coding sequence GTGCCCGGCACGTGCCGGACGAGCAGATCATCGCCACCCACCCCGTGGTGCTGGCCCTCACGGCACCGAGCCTGCGCCGACGCGGAAGCGGACACCTACCGAGGACGGACCCCCGCCCCCCGCCCCGCCTTCCACAAACGTCCGCTCCAGCGGCGCACGCTGCGTGTTCTGCTCGCCGTCCTCCTCGGTCACGTCGTCCTGTGGGCGGCCGAAGCCGGGGGCGTTCTGGCGCTGTCGTACTGGATGCGCGAGGAGGAGGGACGGCTGCGGCGGGGCGCCGCCCCCTCTCCCGCCGGATACCGGGCGCTGGCCGCCCTGGTCATCACCACGGTCGTCGACCGGCGCTTCCTGGAGGTCGTCGCCCGGTCGTCCGGACCGGTGTTCGTGCACTGCGGTGCGGGAGTCGGCCGTACGGGCACGATGGCGGCGGCATATCTCGTGCAGACCGGCGAGAAGTCGTCGGCTCAGGCGGTCCGGCGCAACCTCGCGGTCGGACCGCCGTCGATCGAGCAGATCTACTACGGGCTCGATCTGAGCCCCGCGGAGGCCGAGCAGCCGCCGCTTCCGGTGGTGGCGGTGAGCCGCCTGGTGGACGCGCCCCGGCGGATCGCGTCCTGGTTCTGA